One Magnolia sinica isolate HGM2019 chromosome 2, MsV1, whole genome shotgun sequence genomic window, TGATGGGTCTGAGGACACTTTTAAGTCAGGCTTTATACCTTCATCTCCAGGGTCAAGTGCATTGCAGAGTACATCAAAATATCATGACGCTGATATGAAATGTATGCCTGGCAGTGACCCTCAAACTGCTGATTGTAATGAGAAAAGTTGCTCCAATACTTTTCAGGTGAGCTTGTGGACCCCAGATGCTAAAGACCCTGCTGACGTAATTTACTGCACTTAATGCTTGTTGGTTGGTTGCAATTTTGGGAATAAAGGGGAATTTGCATCTAAAGAACTTGACAATGAAAAATGCATGTTCCAGATGATTACATGTTTAAACTTTTTTACTGTTTTATCAGTGGAAAGACTAATAAATGCACCTTTACTTTATCATAGGCATGTTAACTTCCTAATATTTTTACAGGCATATGACTGTAATGGAGGGGATGAGGTCAAGCTATCATCTCTGACTCAGATTAATAGCCAAAATAGTGCAGGTGGATGCCAGACTGATATGGTAATTATGTGACATGCCACTGTCTTTCAGTTTTACACGCTATTCCTTCAATGTTCTGATTCATTATTAAACTCGAACTGGCATACACTTGAGGTAATTTATCTTTAATAAGTTAGTAATATTTATCCAGCACTCCCCAATGCCCAGAAACTTTGGATTCAGGTTATATGGcatttgatttaaaaaattaTGAACCTATCTACTTTTTGTGGAGTCTTTTTGTTCACCTTCTTGTTCTATTAACAGTTATAAAAATCAGTCTTTTAGGTCCCCTTCCCTTTGCACTAACGGTTATAGAAATCACTGACTAAAGCTTGTctggttgaaagaaaaaaatagcagAATGGCCAGATTGTGTGGCCATAAGGTCCTTGCAGTGTTGCCACTAGCTTGTCTGGTCGAAAGAAAAAGCTTCGCCCTGTGCTTTTATATAATCCATCATACTAAAGCTTGCTGaggccacacatgtacaagatTACCAATCTACGTGGCCTCCTACATACagagatccaagctgttcatctgaTGGGTCCTTACATGCAGATTCCATTGACCAGAAAATCAAGAATATCATTTTAGCTACATTTAAGAAACCATTTAGATGGCTGAAAGTTTTATGAAATCAGTGTTGCCTGTTTTATGAGCGGACTGGCCTGGTCTTTGAGCATAGGCATGTACATGGCGGGACCCATCTGATCGGCGATTGGATCTCACACAGGTGATCCAACCAGGTCCATGGGGTGGCGTGGAGATGGGCTGTCTTGTGCATGTGAGTAAGCCTAGGTAAACGTCCTTTGCCAAGAGCATCAAGTTACTCTTTTAGCAAGAGGAAATCTTTGATACTTTGACAtggtgtgatggttgatactggCACCTAGAAATTGCACACACGGCATGTGTAAATAAAAGTGAACCATTGAGATAATGGGCTCCaactttttattttgaaaggtaACAACCACCCCGCCCAACCccccaaaacacacacacacacacagaggaaaaAAATAAGTAGGCTTAACCCATCCCAAAGCCCCAACTTAGATGGTATATGAAAAGTGCACTCAAACAATGTGTTCTGGTCATTTTGTTGATGTACAATGGATGATCattatgaaaaaaagaagaagctcctTTTACTGAAGTGATGACTCACCCTGACTTGATTATGGATTCAGGGAGACTTATCCCAGTATAGGACGAGTCAAGTTGGGACTCAGGGGGTTCTATTGTAGTAGGATTGCTACCAGGACCAGTTATGACCAAAACCGATATGATTCAGGTGAAACTAAGTTGTATCAAATGATGTTTTCAACCATGGTTGAATCAGAATGGTTTATCTATATTCTTGCAAAATCATTTATGAGGTATTTATTTTCAGGGATGGCTCCAATCTGACCGCTAAACACACCCATTGTTTTTACTTGTGCTAAAAGTAGAAAGGATGGGTGTATTTAGCAGTCAGACCAGAGTGTACATAACGGCTCTTTTTTTTGAAAGCTACGTCTCTAACCCCCAACTTTCTCTGTATACGCCCCTTCTTTCCTAGCCTTAAGTACCAGACTAGAGAAAAGGGTTGTACACAGCAAGAATATGGGGTTCCaatccatggctcagtggtagacaaagTGTGTTTCAATATTGAGGTCATGGGCTTGAGCGCATGTTACCtttcaaataataaaaaaaaaagtcgCAAAAACATAGGTAGACATAGCGTTCCTTATTTTAAACATGCAATGTGTAGATTCTTCCATTTTCACACCAGTTTGCGATCCTATACAGGCCAATATGCAAAGGAAGCAGGTGAAGAGTGTAGACCGGTtaggaggaaaaagaaaagatcaGTCTTTAGAATGCTTAAGTGGCAATGTGAATGGTCTTCTTCCAATGCAAGTACCTGCAAGCCTAGAACTTCCTTGTCCTGCAACATCTGCTCCAAAAAGTTCCTCTCAAATCCCTTCACAACAGAAGCAACTTTTACCACCCGATTCTTTGAATTACCTTCGCTACATTCCTTATGCACACCCAGAGTACAAGCTTCCGTCACATCGGTATCCAGGCAAACCTATGATTTCCAATATTAAATCTAAAAGCAAAAATCACCCACCTGTTTCCTGTATAGTTTCTGCTTATGCTTCAAAGAACGCCCAGCCTGTCAAGAGCTCTGATCCTCAATCAAAGTCTCCAGCTATGACTCCAGAGGAAAAGATGAAGAAGCTACGTCAGCGGAAGCAAATACGAGCCACATTAACTAACGAGCACCAACACGAGCATTTTTTGTGTCAAACTGCATTCTCTGGTCAGGCTCCAGGACAGACGCAACTGCACCAAAACCACAATGAAGTTGAAGGTGATAGCGAAGTGGAAGAGGCAGGTAGAGGACTTCCAGCAGTAGAAATAGATTCTTCAACTGTACAGAAAAGCTCCTGCTTAGGCTCTGTATTGTCTGATGAAATCTCACTCAAAGAAACCAGCTTTAGGCAGCTTCAGGATGTTATAGAACAGGTATGTTCGATACTTCTAGAAGTTGCATATTATATTTGCACATGCAAAGAGAACTTCAATTTGAATTCCAGTTGCAATACACATACATGCAGATATGCACATATATGCATGTTCATGTGCAAAATGTGCAAACCAACAGCCACATAAATTCATTCCCATCTATGAGGTTAGAGAGTCACTGGTCCCACACTTGTAAAAATTCTAGTTTGCTCCTGCTTGAACATGTGCATGTTGGGTATACACATTCAATCAAGGGTAAACTAAGAACTTGCAATTGCATGAGATGATACCAAAATATTTCCCAATAAGTAATGTTTACATATTGTATCCTGTATGGTACATCAATCTTTATGCTTCAGTTGTAAGTATAAAAACCATAGCCATGCATATTGTATGCTTGCTATATCCAGACACGTAGCTTGCATGCACTCATTAATAAGACTGTTGCCTATTTTAGATTCTAGAATCACATGCGTTACTGAGTATGATGTCAATGGTAGTTAATGAAATAGTGTTGACGGGAGTCAAGATAGTTAATTGTGTGCATGCAAGGGTGAATGCCTATTTAGCTCCTTCCCCAAAGGTTTTCTTCTGCATCTGTGTGCTAATGTACAAATGCGATATTTTATGTTTGGAATTAGAGTTTACATACGCATGCATGTCCGTGCATATACAAATACAATACTGTCTGTGTATGTTGCATGCGTGTGTGTACATATGAAGTTGTCACTGACTAAGCTGAATTTGTTTGTTTTTAGTTGGATATTAGAACAAAGCTGTGTATACGTGACAGTTTGTACCGTTTGGCTCGGAGTGCTGAGCAAAGGCATAACTTCAGTGTCACAAACAGTGGAGACGACAGAGGTAGAAGTGGAGCTCCAGCACTAGAAGAATCCAACAAGTATGGCCAGTCATGGACTCACAATCTAGAACTTGCACATTACTTTCAAAAAACCAAAATGATGTGCTGAAATAGCATTTAACTCGAAGGAATGTAACAATTCTGTATTTATTATTTGAACATTTGTTGTCAAAACATGCATCTGGTCAATTATATGCAGGATGGTACATTCTTTTGACATGAATCTAACCATATTTTAACTATTCAGTCATTCTTTGAGGTTAGCCAATGTTGATCGTCTTTCTGTATCATGGCTTTTTATCCAAATCTTTGAGAGTGCATGATCTCAGTCCAATGACACCAAAACCCTGTTTTGTATAGATAGATTAGAGAGAGGCTGGGATGATTGTTCAATATGACTAATCCCTGATGGACCATTCTCGAAAATCTCTTTTGTTCAATTAATATATCTCCCTCTATCGAAGTGTCACTAGCATGCCAATCATGTTGTTGTTGCTTGctaggtaaggtttttttttaaaatttttttctctgTATTTATTCTCTGTTTAATACTAAAATGTTTAGCTCATTGTCCATTTATGTTGTTAGCGAACTTCCATATGATGTTTTTCATGTGTAAATATAATGTgtatgattatttttttcttttcgtcATTGTTCTGCTCATAATTATCAAAACTTTCATGAGGCATAGCACATTAAAGTGAGAGTTATTACTTAAGCAGTAGAAAAACTTTCTTTGATACTAAAAGATTGCCTTTTCTCAAATGTTGAAAATgagtttcatcatcatcataaaattGTGAATTTGATGTTGGCATGGGCTTGGGTTGACAAGAGGTTCAGGCTTTTTTCGTCTCAGTCCGTGAATCATAGTTGGCTGAAATTTTGGATTGTGGCGGTCGTAGCAGAAGAGTAGCTCAATTATGGAAACCTCCCCTAGTGGGAGTCTGCATTGCTCGAAGAGTAATCTTGGTCCAACTAGGATAGGATTATTGGTGCGTGATGATAGAGGTAGAACCCTCATTAAGTTCCTTGGTCCAATTGGATTgagtgttcaaaatatcagcaGCGTTACATGCATCAAAgactggggatatggaaacatgtatcgatatcaccaatactTGGAAAAATGTTTTTAACTGCGGGAAGCATTGGGAATAGAAGGTGGAATTTTCAGTGTAACTTCAAGAAATGTTAAAAGTCACATGTTTATACATTTAGGAAAATAGCGCTAGATGTTGCTGATattatcgaaaatattggcaatattggaaattttttatttacttGGGGTTTCAGTGTTGCTGACCAGGCGATGctaatattatcaataatatcaccgATAAATAGAACACTGATTGCACTAAAGAGTTTGAATTTTGCTGAAAATTTTACCTTGCACAAAATCAACCTTCTAGTTTATTTGAAACAATTTCGCCCCCACTACAATTGAAGGTGATTTGTGGCATCACTACAGGTCGGCAATTATAGTTAAAAAATAaccatgcatggaaatgactacgCGTTGTCGGACAAAAGTagtgcaattatatccaaaacgAGTTCATGCGATTCAAATATCTTATAATGCAATGCAAGTAATATACAATACATCCAAAAACTAAAGAGAACAAAAAATATACATTTGCCTCGGACCCCTATGGAGTTAAGTCTTGTCTTCATGAAGATTAAATTTCCCATATTTACCAACACTCATCATTAAGTtttataaaaatttgaaaataatttttcaaaaaaggAAAGCCTGAGTCTTATAGATAGATCAGTTAACACTTATGAATATGGGAAATTATGATAATCACAATCTCATTTTAAGGTGTAAAAATGGAGGAAATTAGGATTTCCTCCATTTTTCACTACTcaaagtttgattttttttattttttattgccttaaatccatgtcaatgcatgaggaTCACGCATAAAAATATGGATCTCTCTTACACTCCATGCTAACACGTGTAAATAAATTGCATGTTCCTCATCTTTTTCTCACCTTAATGTTCCAACCTGTCTTCACTCTCAAATCGATTTGATTTCAAAGAACTCAAGAGGAGTTGTCGAAACAACCCTATaaaccccccccccaaaaaaaaaaaaaaaaaagaaaaaagaaaaaaaaacagtttttttaatgattttttcctGATTTCCTCTTAATTCACAATATATACACGACGCTATATCAATAtcgatgatgatatcaatattaTCGTCAATATAGGGTATTTACATATCTCGTGATATGTTGTGTATCACAAGATATCAACAATATTATTGATTAATATCAATTGATACAATGCCTTTTTTACAGTACACCTTGTATCTTTTCCTCTAACCTGCGATACAAATAATATCGGCTGACGTATTATCAATAAAATCAGGGTTACTAGAAACACTGCTTAATTCTAACCTTGTACTCTTCCCAGACATCCTCTCAACATCAGTCTAATTGTGACgttcatctcttcttcttttttaattgaaagataatgGAAATTTTATTAGAAATGCACCAATAGCATGAAAAGGCTACCAAGGGCACCCCAAAGATGCCAAGAGAACTTGTCTACATCAAAACCAAGATTAGATGCCCAATCTTTTATATCCGCCTGAGCCCTTTCAATCATCCTAGACTCTGTCCCCCGTTGTCTCTGAAACAATGGTTGTTGCACTCGCCCCAAATAGCCCAAAAAATCGCTAGCAAGGCCAGCCTCCATAATAGACCTCTTTCCTTGCCACAACCACCTCCACCACTATGCCAAGCTAGCAATAATCCTTCAATCAACCCTGGCATCACCCAAGGAATCTTGAAAACCTCCACCAAATTCTCCCAAACTGCTCTCACAATTGGACAATGAAGACTTAGACCCAGTACTGCTTTGAAGCACATCTTTCTCATATTGTCAACCATGTACTCCTCTGCCTCACAAAAGATCAGGGTGTATCTGTATCATGACATTCATCCTTTGTTCATGCTGTGTCTTAATTGTGCGACGTGACCTCATGTAGCATCATAGTCCAATACTTATcctataaaattaaaatttttccgCAAATTCCATTGACCTTCGGTGATCACACAACACCCAGAGGtgcatctccacttcatccagtaATCTCTCATTCTGTTGGAAGGATCATCTCAATTTCATCATTATTTACAAAAATTAAATATACGGGAGGAAAAAAAGACATGTTGATTCTTTGAATTGCACATGTAGCGAACATAGTAGACAATTTATTTACCCCTAGAACGgcagggagcatcatgtatggaATAAGCTTGAAACAAGATTCATTCCCATGGTAGCTTGGCAGAAGTTTGACGACTGTCTTCCTACCTGACAATAATCCTTCTTTGTCCATGCTGGGGCCTGGCAGGTGCAATTTGTACCAGGCAGAATTAGCATAATATTAGATGTTTGGTAAACAATGGCGCCATCAATCAGTAACAAATTTCGTAATGCAGAACTCCAGACTAATGATGAACTGTTTTTATTTACTTCCATTTACTTGCTATCTTTGACGTTAAGAATCATATCTGCAAAGGAAGTTGCATTATGGTTCTGTTGTTTTCATGCCGAATTCTATATTAATATTGGATGATGCTTGCTTTCATGCAGGTTTCTGGGATGTATGGATGCCGAAACCAATACAAATCCCATAGATCGATCTATAGCGCATTTACTTTTCTACAGTCCTTCAGAGCCGTCTGCAAGGCTATCTACAGATGCCTCGTCCCTCGAATCTCACATCGCAGTAAGCTTTTGCACTATTGGTTGTAGCTGAAAATTCTGGTTTACAAAAACTAGCCCATCCAGCGGTCTTACTGTTCAACTTCATTAACAGATTAATGGGAATAGCCAATCTGTGATGCCTGATCAGCTGGTTTCTCAGAAAGACACTTCTCATGATACAGATACAAAGTTGCTGATTACTGAATAGCGAGAAAATGCAAGCTCGAGCTAGTTTCCTTCTATTTGAATTTCTGCCTATCATCATGTTTAATTAATGATTTCTATGTAGCACCGATGAGCAGGTCAGTCTCGATGCCATCTTTTGGATGTATGTTCTTATGTAATTGTCATATAGCATTAAAGCCTACAATATTGTATTTCTCATAAATCGTCCTGGCTTGCATGTGTACACTACTAATTAGTTGCACAGACACTCACATTTGCaacatcttttatatatatatatatatatatatatatatatatatatatatatatatatatatatatatatatatatatatatatatatatataaaatgaaatgctcacctgcgcaccagttctcacaagaacttgtgagaactttttgagtgagatatgagcccaaaatctgaacggtccacgtgatgcagcacccaaAACCctcagggcccaatttttaccctgatccaaaactttggtgggccatggaaaagggAAACAGTTTCCTTCCCTGATTTGCctatctctttgctatggcccactagcgtcttggatcaggttgaaagttggtccctagggtttcatggggtgccgcatcacatggaccgttcggattttgggcccatgacccgtgcaaaggtgcacatgtgaGCATGACcctttttcaatatatatatatatatatatatattgaaaggtgaaattttattaaGCAAAAAGCAAAAGGAAAACAAAGACAAACAGACCAACAATggcaaaaaacagaaaaaaaaaaaaacacatatttTCATACTTTGCATCACTGGTTTTGAAAATGTGGCATAACATGATAGGATGTTGAGTTTTTGTGCACACGTGTGTTAATGGGGATTGCTACCGTCTGCATTTCATGGAGACCTTAGCAATGTTCCCAAATATTTTAAGTGACACATGGGACAACCAATCTTGGATCTGGACTGTCAATTCATTCCATGTCACTATTGGCAAGCCATGCTGCAAAAAATCACATGGGTTGTGTAATCCAAACCATTATATCAATAGCAAGAAAACAAACCCATTCATTCCATGCCACTACAGgcaagccacactgcaaaaatcagtccaattttgtgatccaaaccattagatCAATAGCATAAAAATAGACAGTCAAGATTGAGCAGAGAAAAAAGTAGGTCGACTCATCAAGAGCTTAGGGCACACTGCCAACATCCCCATAAAAGCGAGGGACAGTAGCATTTCCCTACACACACAGACaaagacatcatcatcatcatcattctctTACCCTTTCCTCATGAACTTGGGGTTGGCTTGGATTGGCAAACATCAACATTCCTCTTTTACCTGAGTTAGTTAATCCATTCTTAGACCAATATATACAAtgttttaagtatcaatatcACACATGATATCTCACCTTGAAGAATGGGAAATATTGTTTAATATATTAAGAAATATCGCAGACATCATGGAAAATATTACTCCTGAGGGACTTTGGGGAAActttaggaaaatggtggaatttttcctCGAAACTCGAGGAGATGTTCACAGACACTTGATAACACACTTAAAACATCAGAAAAGAAAACTATGAGAAAACTATGGGACACTACCTTGTTTTTTACAGCAGGTTCTCACAAACTTGAATTAGAACTAAGATTACAAGTTTGAaactagaaaaatatgtgtaaCTGAGTTCCAATCTTCAATTCTCCCTGACACATCTCCATTACAGAGATTACAATCCACAAAAGCTGGATCCTGCAGACTTGAGTTTGAAGATTTGCATTCTTGAGTTTCCAATCTGACAGATTGTTTTCTCCTTTTGCAAATTTTTGATGCCTTAATCTTGGAAATTAGGATGAAACGATTGGGTCTTGTAAAAACCAACACACCCATGATCTGAACGGTTATTACCTTCAGGGAGAGGAGGAAGACCACCCAAACTGCTGAGTCATGTGAGCTAGCTGGGTTGTGCGGCCCAGGCCAGACCCCACATACATGAAAGTATCATGTACCATTCACCTTGATTTGTAGCCATGGGCTTTCCGAGGAGTCATCTGGGACAGTCTAAAGCTTTCCAGAAGCTTGGATTGCTGCGTTATGCATTTAACCCCCAATACCATGCATGACAGTCTTCCCTTGTTTAAAAGACACAAAAACTATGTGCTATTGACCAAAACTTGTGCAATTATTTCCAAAAATGGGTACACATCATCCAAATGTCATGCAAATAAAATACAAACAATACaaccaaaaattaaaaagaagagaaaattatGCCATTCTTATTTCCACATGGAATCACTAGGCGGCTTGAAGTCGTCATcacatgtggtggcatgtagATGGCCTACCTTATACACACTCAGCAAAGCAAGCCTGAGTGAAGCAGGGTTGACATGCAGCAAGCAGCCAGTTTCCAAAGCTTTTCCAAATAATCATGAAAGCCGTTAACTACTAGTTACTGGGACAAGGCCATGACAGTGATGATGATTATTATGTATTTGGTCAAGGCTACCATTCTTAGAGAAATTGTTGGAAATCCAAATCTAGTTTCTTGTCTCAAATCAGCACAAAGTCCACATTGTGATACTttgctctctttttttctttttcttttttctttccttttttcatttttgagAAATTCGATGCTTTGTaattttgtttgtttattttatttattcactGCAATTGAATGCTCTAGGGATCACTACTAGTCGTTTGAGTGGTCCACATTCCACAGATGCATCTGTTTTGGATGCATTTTGGTGATTCACATGCACTGCTTGAGATGTATTATTTCCATATATACAGATGTGTTTTGTTGCTTGCAAACCTCTGTCATGGCTGATACCGAAGCCgaggtaaaagaggaaggtttaTGACTGGTACACAGCTGATTATgaaacttttgccaatctaccatttaaaaactCAAACCCGAATTGCAGGGAGAAATATGAAGATGGTTataatggtggtggtggtgatgatgcaTTGTTTTTGtgcatgttttatatatatatatatatatatataaagagagtgagaggaatgctcacctccCGACCCTCTTACATGTGCACCTTTAGAATCTGAACAGTCGTCTTCGTGATGCGGCACCTCTTGAAACTCATGGACCCAAtttttagcctgatccaaaactctcatgggccatagcaaagagagatgcaaatcaggGAGGAAACTAAAACTATTTCCTTCTCCCATGGCCCACGAGAGTTTTGTattgggctgaaagttgggcttgtggagtttcaaggggtgccgtatcacgtggaccgttcagattctgtgcataagacacgtgtgcaaagttgtgcatgggtgctcacgtaagaaggtgcggtgagcattcctctctctctctctctctctctctctctctctctctctctatccacacacacacacacacacacgggccATCTCCGTGCttctggttatatatatatatatatatatatatatatatatatatatatatatatatatatatattactacaCGGGCCATCTCCATGTTTCTGGTTTTTCCGCGTGGGAATGTAATTACCATACCTCATGTCCATGTCAAACTTATTTGCATGTATTCTCAAACTTGCAGGATTCTGCAGCACAACCCACGACTTTTGGCCCACCCAAAGTTGATTTTAGCTGTTTCATCTTGTGTGACTGTGatcattcaagaaaaaaaaattgtgtgATTGGAGAAAGCTTGTAGGCTATAGAACCAGTATCAGATTAAAAGTGTAGATTAGAAAGAATTTCCTAGGTTAGCGAAGTGTAATAGATTCTGTGGAGTGTGGTAACTTCCCATCTGCAGTCGGGTATCCTGTCTGGAAAGGCACAGAAATCAGACCCACATTGAGTGGGCCATCTCTTTAACATCAAACCAGCTCAGTATAAGGAATCTGGTTGTTTATGTTGTTGGTTATTCTGTTGACCAGCGTCATGAGATGGGTGAAGCCGTAGCATTTCAACCATCAGTTCATCATAGCTGTTCGACGGAAATGAAATAGTACAAGCATGATTCAATATCATGGGCCCCAAGCAGACAATTAGGACCATCAAATGGGGCGATTTTTGCGTCATCTGTCATCCACCATAAGCCTCACCATATCTAAATAGATAACCCATCAGGCTGAAAAGAGATCTCATACCCAGCTAGAGAAGGAATCTCGTTGTGGAGTTCATTTCTGCTGAACCGTTAGATGATCCAATTGGGTTACACCAGAGGTACATCTGAGCTGTGGGATGGTGAGCTTGCAGAAGTCCCAGACGCATAGCATAAGCGTGTAACATCTCTCCTCTATGATTGTTGTCAGACTTACATAGCTCATACATTCGTGGTGTTCAAAGGATCCAGCCACGAGATCCATAATGTCCAGGCTGTGGGTACCATTCTAATGGGACCTAGCGCATAAAACAATGGTGGACGAACCGAATGTTTGACAGGGGTCCAGTCTGCTAACTGTCCAACTTAACAATGGATCTAAGGTCAGGATCATCCactaaatttgattttttttgctATGTCGGGCCCAGGTTTTTGGTTGAGGTAAGCCGTGTACAGCAGCATGCTACTGGAATACGGATGGTTTTGTTAGGATATGTTTGTTACCTAATGTTTTTCTTAGCAAGGAATAGGGTCCACATTGGGGTCATGCCAGAGTCCGGCCCATTTACTAAAGGGGCCAAGGATTCTAGCACAGGCCGCCTTGAAAGTAgaaaaaatctttttcttttgtgTTGGTATTGTGTTTGGTCGGGTCATCCGGCCTTTTTACTTGAACGGGTCACATTTCTAGCGCAGCCTTGACCGCTAAACCAGCCTCAGAAGTGGTCCAGCCAGTTGACCCATGCCCTGACTATGGTGCGGAATGTGATTGTCCGTTATCATGCCTATATTTAGTTATTTACCATGCTGCTGACAGCCATTCAATTAGAGGGGCAGACCATGGATGTCCCATTTTGGATTATCTTTACCACCTGAGTGGTGCTTCACTCCCCTTCCATCCAATTCGTGGTAGAAGCGAAAGTAGAAGACTGTAGACGACCATTAATTTAGCGGAACTGATTCGATCCATGCAT contains:
- the LOC131233243 gene encoding protein LNK1-like isoform X2, yielding MSDWGVYELEDIVWDEFDGSDDHIVPHPGGAPANECVAQVDCHRKRSFEAANAIGRIIDSKTSVVKNVVQGKEKTILPTILEDGKAPMLEKGSWFHSHDDVFPASCDDDYIASEDAKASNDCFNNSNEDSVGNEFCTDDPLLGNRADAVESNLCRFQLDNISPEDTDFKFLRNDHENSEGSDLFDYGWPDIGNFEDVDRMFRNSDFTFGQGSASIANELSWFSASSHVIDGSEDTFKSGFIPSSPGSSALQSTSKYHDADMKCMPGSDPQTADCNEKSCSNTFQAYDCNGGDEVKLSSLTQINSQNSAGGCQTDMANMQRKQVKSVDRLGGKRKDQSLECLSGNVNGLLPMQVPASLELPCPATSAPKSSSQIPSQQKQLLPPDSLNYLRYIPYAHPEYKLPSHRYPGKPMISNIKSKSKNHPPVSCIVSAYASKNAQPVKSSDPQSKSPAMTPEEKMKKLRQRKQIRATLTNEHQHEHFLCQTAFSGQAPGQTQLHQNHNEVEGDSEVEEAGRGLPAVEIDSSTVQKSSCLGSVLSDEISLKETSFRQLQDVIEQVSGMYGCRNQYKSHRSIYSAFTFLQSFRAVCKAIYRCLVPRISHRN
- the LOC131233243 gene encoding protein LNK1-like isoform X1 — translated: MSDWGVYELEDIVWDEFDGSDDHIVPHPGGAPANECVAQVDCHRKRSFEAANAIGRIIDSKTSVVKNVVQGKEKTILPTILEDGKAPMLEKGSWFHSHDDVFPASCDDDYIASEDAKASNDCFNNSNEDSVGNEFCTDDPLLGNRADAVESNLCRFQLDNISPEDTDFKFLRNDHENSEGSDLFDYGWPDIGNFEDVDRMFRNSDFTFGQGSASIANELSWFSASSHVIDGSEDTFKSGFIPSSPGSSALQSTSKYHDADMKCMPGSDPQTADCNEKSCSNTFQAYDCNGGDEVKLSSLTQINSQNSAGGCQTDMANMQRKQVKSVDRLGGKRKDQSLECLSGNVNGLLPMQVPASLELPCPATSAPKSSSQIPSQQKQLLPPDSLNYLRYIPYAHPEYKLPSHRYPGKPMISNIKSKSKNHPPVSCIVSAYASKNAQPVKSSDPQSKSPAMTPEEKMKKLRQRKQIRATLTNEHQHEHFLCQTAFSGQAPGQTQLHQNHNEVEGDSEVEEAGRGLPAVEIDSSTVQKSSCLGSVLSDEISLKETSFRQLQDVIEQLDIRTKLCIRDSLYRLARSAEQRHNFSVTNSGDDRGRSGAPALEESNKFLGCMDAETNTNPIDRSIAHLLFYSPSEPSARLSTDASSLESHIAINGNSQSVMPDQLVSQKDTSHDTDTKLLITE